The sequence GTTGAATTTCAACGAATCCTCCAGCTTGTCCGCCTCATGCTCGCATTTGTGGAGGTTGCGGATGAGGTCCTTGACGATCCGCTGCTGCCGCTCGCAATGGTTGTCAAAGTAAATGTGCGCCTCCCTGACCATGGCGCTTATTTCCTCGATCGGGGTGATAACCGCGTCGACCAGATCAAAAAAACCTTTTTTCAGATCATCGGACAGAACGGTATCGGGCCGATAGGACATCCAGTTCAAACAGTTCTCAACACAGTCAAGCACCTTGTCCTGCTCCTGGATATACAGGAAGAGCTGATACTTATCGACCTGCATCCGGGTCTTTTTGGAGATGATCCGGCGGATGGCGGTCTTTATCTCGTCCGCCTCGCTTTCCAGCCGGTCGACCTCGAACAGATACTCGTCAAACCGGTCGCATGATTCCGAAAAGAAGCACTCCACCGCCTGTTGAAAGGCCCAGGCACATTCCTTGACCTTTTCCGCATGGTTCTGAAAGGCATCAAAGGGAAGTGCGGCAAGTTGAGAAAAGAACATTAAGCGCATTCTGCTCTCCTGTTTTTTTGGGGTTCTGGTTATAAATCCGCACCGTCGTCAGTCACCGTTACCGTCCTCAACAACGGCTGCCGCCCCGGCCTCGGTCCCGAAATGGTCCCTGAAGATGTCGAGCAGGTTCTGGGTCTGGCCGGAAATCTTTTCGCAGTTCTCCAGCAGCCCGTAGTAGAGAATGCTCAGCCGGGTCTTGGATTCAGCGCCCTGGATCCGGTTGATCTGCTTCTTGTTACATTCCATCAGGTAGTCGCTCATCCGGCGGCGCTGGCTCTCAATATAATCATAATCCACCTTCTTGTTCTTCAGCAGCATGATGGCCGTATTTTCCAGCAGCCGGCTCACCGATACCCTGATCCGCTGCAGCTCTTCCTTCTGCGAGTCAAGCAGGCCGCTGTGATAGTTGATCACATGGGTGTATGAGCGCATGACGATATCGCGATGGCTCTCAGCGATCTCCTGCAGGGTGGCGATGGTGCGCGAATACTTGTGGGTGGACTCAACATCGTCCCTGTCCAACAGGTACAGGGTCTTGAAAATATTGGCGATGATGGTATTGGCGACCTGCTGGATCTTGCTCGACCGGTCCTTCATCTCCCGCAGCCGCTGCCGGTCCTCCTGAAAGACCGCGTCAAAACTTATCCGCAGGGTTTTACTCACCTCGTTCAGAAAATAGCCAACCTGCTCAAAGGAGGTATTGACCGCATAATCGGCATCAATGCCGTTTTTCAAGCTCAGGTTCTTAATAAGACCGGACTCTTCCTCCTGCTTGAGATGGTAGCGGAAACTTCGCATCACAACAAATGCCACCAGGGCGACCAGCCCGATAATTGCATACAGCTTGAGATACATGATCAACAGGGCAAAGAGGGCTGACACCGTAAAAGCGATAAAGGCGGTGCAGAACCAGCCGCCGACCACGGTTAGCACCCCGGTGACCCGGTATACCGCGCTCTCCCGGCCCCAGGCCTGGTCGGCAAGCGAGGTGCCCATGGCCACCATGAAGGTCACATAGGTTGTTGACAGGGGCAGTTTCATCGAGGTTGCGTAGGAGACAACCGCGCTGGCCACGATCAGGTTGACCGAGGCCCGGAGCAGATCAAAGGCCGGCTCCCGGCCGTCGTAGGTGGCCACCGGCCTGCTCCGGGAGGGATCAAGGCGATTGGCCATCCCCTTGCGCACGGCAGCGGGCATGACCCTGTTCACCAGGTCGGCAAAAGAGGTGAACATGCCGACAATCCCCCGGGACAGGACGGAAGAACCGAATTTTTCCACGCCCTCTTCCTGACGGCTGAGATCCACCGAGGTCCTGGTGACCGAACGCGCCTTTCTGGAGACCCAAAGGGTAATAATCATGATTATCCCGGCGGTCAGGAGTAGAAACGTATTGGAATGAACAGTTTTCTGCAGGGCCTCCATGGTGATGTGCAGCGGGTCGGAACTGGCGGCCGCCACCTTATATGCCTGCACCCCGGCCAGGGGCACGCCGATAAAATTGACCAGGTCATTGGCGGCAAAGGCCATGGCCAGGGCAAAGGTACCGATCAGGACGATGGGCTTCAGGACGTTGACCCGGGTAAAGATGGCGAGGGCCTGAAATATCAGCCCGAACAGCAGAAAATTTACCGCCATGATGGTCCAGGCGTTGTGCTTGATCCAGAACACGGTTTCAGGGGCGAGAAAGGAGGCGCCCTTGGCCCCCTTGATCAGGATGAAGTAGGTGATGATGGAAAGGGAAATTCCGCCCCAGAGGCCGCCGTATCGTTTCAGTCTCGGCATATAATCAAAGGTAAAAAGAAGCCGCGACAGAAACTGGGCAATGACCCCGCAGATAAAGGCAATGACCACGGAGAGCAGAATGCCGGTGATGATCGCCAGGGCCTTGCCGGTATTAATGTAGTTGACCAGTTCCTCGAAGCCGTTGCCAGCCGAATAGATCTTGAGCAGGGAGACGGCCACTGCGGCGCCCAGCAGCTCGAAGACGATGGACACGGTGGTGGAGGTGGGCAGGCCGAAGGTATTGAAGAGATCGAGCAGCAGGACATCGGTGAGCATCACCGCCACAAAAATGGCGAGCAGTTCGGGCATCATGAAAAGCTGGGGCTGGAAAATGCCTTTCCGGGCCACCTCCATCATGCCGCTGGAAAAGGTGACCCCGGCAAGCATCCCCAGGCTGGCAATAATCATTATCACGTTCCGGGGCGCCACCCTGGAACCGATCGACGAGTTCAAGAAGTTCACCGCATCGTTACTCACTCCCACAATCAGGTCGAAGATTGCGAGGGACACCAGGATAACGATGATAACCAAGTAAATTTCCATTCAAATTCCTGTTTTTGTTACATTGGTAATTTGCCTTGACCCGGTTGGCCAGGAACCTGTCCACAATAAAGTTGAGCCACTATAAATGATTTCCATAGCCAAAACATCATAATCTTGACAAACTTTTAACAATTATTATTTTTGCCCGAACCTGCTGCACGCGCAACGTTTTTTTCTTTAATAACGGTATGTTGTGTTTTTGGGATTGGGCGTTGCCGGCAGTTGCGGCCCCGGGAGGTGCCGCTGAAATCCGCTGTCACGGATTCGTGCAAGCAGGCCGGCGAATCCATAGTATGCCTATGTGAGCCGGCCTGATCGTGCGAAGATGGGGTGCTGGTGAATGGTTACAACGGCTAAAGGGCGCCGCCCCTGCCCCACAGCGGATCATTGCCGAACCGGTTGAGCCACCATTCCTCGTCGGACAGGTGCTTGTTCACCGCTTCCTCGGTAAAGGAGAAGCGATAGCCGGCACAGTAGGCGATGATCAGCGCATAGGCATCGTTGAGCCGGGCGCTCACCTCCAGACATCTCTGCCGCTCCTCCTGACACTGGTCCGGATGCCACTTTCTGATCAGTTTGCGGTAGCTGGTCCGGATCTCGTCAAGGGTCGCCTGTTCAGGCAGCTCGAGGAGCTTGCGCGCCCTGGTAATCTCCGCATAGGTGTTCTTTTTTTTCTTCATAACGGCTGGCCGTTGTTGCGGCCGCGGATCACCACAAAAGAACCCCGGTCATAACCCGGTTCCACCGGTTCCCTGGCGGTGATCTCGCTCATGTCGCTGAAAATTGTCTGGGTAAAACAAAAGTCCCTGAACCCGACCTGGCCCATGACCGCCACAATGGTCGCCACCGAATAAAAGGTGGCCTCTTTATAAAAAAGGCTTTTGTGGCGTTGTTTCTCATATTCCATGCCCAGCGGGCTTTCCTTGTTGACCAGGGCGACCAGGCAATACCCGTCCCGGGTCAGCACTCTCGACGCCTCAATGAATGTTTTGAGCAGATCATCGACAAAGCATACCGTGGTCACCATCAGGATATAGTCGCGGGTTGCGGTGCCAAGGGGCAGTTGTTCAGCCACCCCGCGGATCACCTGGATCCCGCGCGACTTGGCGACCTTGGCCATTTTCGCGGCCGGCTCGACCCCGGTTCCAACCCCCAGCGGCGCGGCGAACCGGCCGGTGCCTACCCCCACCTCCAGGCCGCGGCCGGTTTTGGGCAGCAACATTCCCACGGCCTTGAGTTCAGCCACATAGGCCCAGCGGTTGACCTCGAACCACTCCTCATACTGTTTGACATGTCTTTGAAATACAGCGGTTTTCGCCATGAGGATTCAGTGCCGGTAAACTCATAACAATAAAACAATCATTCCTTGCGAAGTCCGACTGGCGGCGCCAGGAGTTCGGCCCAGACAACCGCCCGGCGCAGCTGTTGCCGTTTGTTCAACCGGTTGGTCGCGCCAGCCACCGGGATGCGCTTTTGCCGCCGGCCCGGTCTTACCGCCCGTTCCCGGTCCAGCGGTAAATCCTGAAAACCAGGGTCTGGAAGAGGGACGGACCGGTCAGTGGAAACACCGGCAGATCCGGACGGCCCACTGTCCGGGGCCGGAGCTGCCCGTCTTTCCAGCAGGACCTTGCGGAACCGTTTGAGAATTGACCAGGCCGCCCATAAAAACAACAGGGTAACAATGCCTTCACCACTCATCGCTTTGACCTCGAATATAAATCGTTTAAACGTTTGAGCGTTTGGACTTATTCCTCATCCATGGTTGATTCCTGCTCGCCGATGCTGTCGCGCATCTTGGTGTCGGCAACGATATTCTTCATCTTATAATAGTCCATGATCCCCAGGTGCCCCTTGCGAAAGGCCTCGGCCATGGCCATGGGCACCTCGGCCTCGGCCGCCACCACCTTGGCCCGCATCTCCTCCACCCGGGCCTTCATCTCCTGCTCGACGGCAATGGCCATGGCCCTTCTTTCCTCGGCCTTGGCCTGGGCTATTTTCTTGTCCGCCTCGGCCCGGTCGGTCTCCAGCTCGGCGCCGATATTCTTGCCCACGTCCACGTCGGCGATATCAATGGAGAGAATCTCGTAGGCAGTGCCGGCGTCCAGCCCTTTTTCCAGGACCCGCTTGGAGATAGTGTCCGGGTTTTCCAGGACCTGCTTGTGTGAATCCGCCGAGCCGATGGTGGTGACGATCCCCTCCCCTACCCGGGCCAGGATGGTCTCTTCGCCGGCGCCACCCACCAGCCGTTCGATATTGGCCCGGACCGTGACCCGGGAGATCGCCTTGAGCTGGATGCCGTCCTTGGCCATGGCCGCCACCAGCGGCGTTTCAATGACCTTGGGGTTAACGCTCATCTGCACCGCCTCCAGCACGTTGCGGCCGGCCAGGTCAATGGCCGCGCCGCGGTTGAAGTCAAGCTCGATATTGGCCTTGTCCGCGGCAATCAGGGACTGCACCACCCGGAGCACATTGCCCCCGGCCAGAAAATGGGATTCAAGATCATTGGTCGATATATCCAGCCCGGCCTTGACCGCCATGATCTTGGACTCAACGATCAAGTTGGGCGGCACCTTGCGGAACCGCATGAAGATGATGTTCAGCAGTCCCACCCGGGCTCCGGAAACCAGGGCCTGGACCCACAGGGACAGGGAGGAGCCGATAAAAATAAACAGGGCGACAACCGCGGCGATCAGGATAAAAAAGGCGATGGTGCTAAAATTTGTCATGACGGGCTCCTTGTTAGGGTTGCATGCTGCGGACGATTATCTGGTTGCCGGTTACTGCAATCACCTTGATCGCACTGTCCCTGGCAATGAATTCACCGCGGCTGACCACATCCCGGCGCTGGCCGTCAATGAGCGCCACCCCGCCGGGTCGCAGGTGGGACAGCGCCTTGCCGGGGCGATTGAGCAGGTCGGCCAGGTCCGGGGACTGGGAGGTAACCCCTTTGCTTCGGGAGAGGCGGGTTCGAAGGGTTACCGGGGAACGGGCCAGGAGTTTCAGGCCGACAATGATCAACACCGGGATCAGGATCAGATCCAGGGTGAGAAAAACCGCGCCCATGGTCACCGACACCTTGTTGAACACCATGAACAACGAGTAACCGAACAGGCCCAGGGCAAAGATCGACAGAATCCCGCCCGAGGGGATGATGATCTCGGCAATCACCACCGCCACCCCGGCCAGCTGCAATAGAATCGACAGGGCCAGGATGTTCATTCTTCCTCCAGCGGCGCAACCACGATCCGGTTGCCGGTTATGGCCGTAACCCTGATCCGGCGGCCCTTTTCGAGAAACTCACCCTGGCTGACCACGTCATGCACCCAGCCGTTGATCTCGGCCTTGCCGGCCGGCCGGAGCGGGGTGGAGACCGTGCCGGTGCAGTTGACCGCCACCGGGCTGTCCGCCGCCGCCGTGACCCGGGCGTCTTCAAGGGTGGCGGCAAGATAGGGTCCGTCAACCAGCCGGCCCATTCTCGGTAACAGATAACGCAGAACCAGCAATGATGCCAGCAAGGCACAGATAAAGGAGATCAGCACCCGGAGAATATTGTTGACCAGGAGTTTACCCTGCCAGGGCATGGCAGGGTCTGGCAGGACAAAGTCCTGAAACGAGAGGACCATTCCCACCCCGATAAAGACGAACCCGGCGATCCCGGCCAGGCCGAAACCGGGAATTACAAAAACCTCGAAACCGAGCAGCACCAGCCCCAGGGCGATGATCAGCATCTCGGTATGGTCGGCCAGCCCAAGCAGGTACTGGTTGAAAAAAACCAGCCCCAGGCAGATTATGCCGACGAGCCCGGGGATGCCGAAACCCGGGGCCTTTAACTCGGTATAGAGCGCCGCCATGCCGATCATCAGCAGGACCGGGGCCATCCCGCCGATCAACCGGCCCAGTTTCTCGGACCAGGTCGGTTGCAGCCGTATCACCCGGCCGGGCGCGACCCCAAGGGCA is a genomic window of Desulfobacterales bacterium containing:
- a CDS encoding DUF47 family protein — its product is MRLMFFSQLAALPFDAFQNHAEKVKECAWAFQQAVECFFSESCDRFDEYLFEVDRLESEADEIKTAIRRIISKKTRMQVDKYQLFLYIQEQDKVLDCVENCLNWMSYRPDTVLSDDLKKGFFDLVDAVITPIEEISAMVREAHIYFDNHCERQQRIVKDLIRNLHKCEHEADKLEDSLKFNIFAHVSDPIVVLHMVGLAERIGAIANHAENTGDVMRAMIERA
- a CDS encoding inorganic phosphate transporter; this encodes MEIYLVIIVILVSLAIFDLIVGVSNDAVNFLNSSIGSRVAPRNVIMIIASLGMLAGVTFSSGMMEVARKGIFQPQLFMMPELLAIFVAVMLTDVLLLDLFNTFGLPTSTTVSIVFELLGAAVAVSLLKIYSAGNGFEELVNYINTGKALAIITGILLSVVIAFICGVIAQFLSRLLFTFDYMPRLKRYGGLWGGISLSIITYFILIKGAKGASFLAPETVFWIKHNAWTIMAVNFLLFGLIFQALAIFTRVNVLKPIVLIGTFALAMAFAANDLVNFIGVPLAGVQAYKVAAASSDPLHITMEALQKTVHSNTFLLLTAGIIMIITLWVSRKARSVTRTSVDLSRQEEGVEKFGSSVLSRGIVGMFTSFADLVNRVMPAAVRKGMANRLDPSRSRPVATYDGREPAFDLLRASVNLIVASAVVSYATSMKLPLSTTYVTFMVAMGTSLADQAWGRESAVYRVTGVLTVVGGWFCTAFIAFTVSALFALLIMYLKLYAIIGLVALVAFVVMRSFRYHLKQEEESGLIKNLSLKNGIDADYAVNTSFEQVGYFLNEVSKTLRISFDAVFQEDRQRLREMKDRSSKIQQVANTIIANIFKTLYLLDRDDVESTHKYSRTIATLQEIAESHRDIVMRSYTHVINYHSGLLDSQKEELQRIRVSVSRLLENTAIMLLKNKKVDYDYIESQRRRMSDYLMECNKKQINRIQGAESKTRLSILYYGLLENCEKISGQTQNLLDIFRDHFGTEAGAAAVVEDGNGD
- a CDS encoding DnaJ domain-containing protein; the encoded protein is MKKKKNTYAEITRARKLLELPEQATLDEIRTSYRKLIRKWHPDQCQEERQRCLEVSARLNDAYALIIAYCAGYRFSFTEEAVNKHLSDEEWWLNRFGNDPLWGRGGAL
- a CDS encoding serine protease; translated protein: MNILALSILLQLAGVAVVIAEIIIPSGGILSIFALGLFGYSLFMVFNKVSVTMGAVFLTLDLILIPVLIIVGLKLLARSPVTLRTRLSRSKGVTSQSPDLADLLNRPGKALSHLRPGGVALIDGQRRDVVSRGEFIARDSAIKVIAVTGNQIIVRSMQP
- a CDS encoding serine protease, whose amino-acid sequence is MIRVLFLATLCCLAVIIPSSRAADNKPLESAVYLIPVSGEVNPGMAAFIRRAIRDADNRPATLFILEIDTFGGRVDAALSIVNTLLRDPRGRTVAFIADKAISAGALIALACNDLYMAPHTTLGDVAPISYSSEGVKMMGEKFQSPLRAKFRALARRNGYPPVLAEAMVSADMEVYRLEGEDGEIRYIDARDYGEFSSRKENRGYRKTTVVAAGELLTMDDREAAELGFSRKTVSSLDDLFIALGVAPGRVIRLQPTWSEKLGRLIGGMAPVLLMIGMAALYTELKAPGFGIPGLVGIICLGLVFFNQYLLGLADHTEMLIIALGLVLLGFEVFVIPGFGLAGIAGFVFIGVGMVLSFQDFVLPDPAMPWQGKLLVNNILRVLISFICALLASLLVLRYLLPRMGRLVDGPYLAATLEDARVTAAADSPVAVNCTGTVSTPLRPAGKAEINGWVHDVVSQGEFLEKGRRIRVTAITGNRIVVAPLEEE
- the floA gene encoding flotillin-like protein FloA (flotillin-like protein involved in membrane lipid rafts), encoding MTNFSTIAFFILIAAVVALFIFIGSSLSLWVQALVSGARVGLLNIIFMRFRKVPPNLIVESKIMAVKAGLDISTNDLESHFLAGGNVLRVVQSLIAADKANIELDFNRGAAIDLAGRNVLEAVQMSVNPKVIETPLVAAMAKDGIQLKAISRVTVRANIERLVGGAGEETILARVGEGIVTTIGSADSHKQVLENPDTISKRVLEKGLDAGTAYEILSIDIADVDVGKNIGAELETDRAEADKKIAQAKAEERRAMAIAVEQEMKARVEEMRAKVVAAEAEVPMAMAEAFRKGHLGIMDYYKMKNIVADTKMRDSIGEQESTMDEE
- a CDS encoding class I SAM-dependent methyltransferase → MAKTAVFQRHVKQYEEWFEVNRWAYVAELKAVGMLLPKTGRGLEVGVGTGRFAAPLGVGTGVEPAAKMAKVAKSRGIQVIRGVAEQLPLGTATRDYILMVTTVCFVDDLLKTFIEASRVLTRDGYCLVALVNKESPLGMEYEKQRHKSLFYKEATFYSVATIVAVMGQVGFRDFCFTQTIFSDMSEITAREPVEPGYDRGSFVVIRGRNNGQPL